The Sphingopyxis fribergensis DNA segment CAATCCGCAAAACCAGCTCCCGCGCACCTTCCATGTCGCGGGCACCAACGGCAAGGGATCGACCTGCGCCTATCTCCGCGCGATTCTCGAAGCGCAGGGCCGCCGCGTCCACAGCTACACCAGCCCGCACCTCGTGCGCTTCAACGAACGCATCCGTCTCGCCGGAACGCTGATCGACGACGCGCTTCTCGCCGCCCTCCTCGAAGAAGTGCTCGACGAGGCCGCCGATCTGCAGGCGAGTTTCTTCGAGGTCACCACCGCCGCCGCCTTCCTCGCCTTCGCGCGCATCCCCGCCGACGATTGCATCATCGAGGTCGGGCTGGGCGGCCGCCTCGACGCGACGAACATCATCCCGCCGCCCGCGGTCGCCGGCATCGCATCGCTCGGCATCGATCACGAAGCCTTCCTGCTCGCCCCCGAAGCCGGGACGCCCAACGACCCGGCGACGCGCATCGCATGGGAAAAGGCGGGGATCATCAAACCCGATACGCCGGTGGCGACCTTCGCCTATCCGCCGCTCGTGCAGGAAATCATCGCCGCCAAGGTCGACTCGGTCGGTGCCACGCTTTTTCCCGAAGGCGGCGGCTGGACGATCGACGCCGATGGCGACGGCTTCCGCTGGACCTCGAAGCTCGGATCAGTCGCGCCGATGCTGCGCTCGCGCATGGCGGGCGCGCACCAGATGCGCAACGCCGGGCTTGCCATCGCCATGCTGCGCCTCGCACCCGGTTCGCAGCCGAGCGACGATGCGATCGCGCGCGGCGTCTCGGACGCGTTCTGGCCGGGCCGGATGCAGCGCCTCGAAACTGGTCCGCTCGCCGACCTGCTTCCCGACAACACGGAAATCTGGCTTGACGGTGCGCACAATGTCGACGCGGGCCTCGCGCTCGCGCGCCAGTTCGCGGGCGAGACACGGCGCATCCACCTGATCACGGGCATGCTCGCAAACAAGGACCCCGCTGCGATCATCGCGCCCTTGGCGGCTCATCTCGCCAGCCTGACCGCCGTTCCCGTGGCGGGGCACGATCATCATGGCGCCGCCGCATTCGGAACGGGAGCAAAAGCCGCCGCGTCGGTTGCCCACGCACTTCGCAGCCTTGACGTCGATCCGGCACGCGATATCGTCCTGATTGCCGGCTCGCTCTATCTCGCCGGCGAAGTTCTCAGCGCGAACCGGCAGTTTCCGGACTGACCGCCTGCGGCGACGCCTCGGGTATCTCGACCTCGCCCGCGGTTCCGATCGAACGATCGACCAGCCCGGATCGCATCATCCACCAGAAGATCAGGATGCCCGGCACCGCGAGCGCGGTCGTCAGCAGGTAAAAATCGACATAGCCGAACGCTTCGATCAGCTTGCCCGCGCTGGTCCCGGTCAGGAAGCGCCCGAGGATGCTCGCCGCGGCAGAGAAAAGCGCAAAATGGGTCGCGGTAAAGCGCAGGTCGGCCAGCGCCGAAAGATAGGCGACGACGCAGACGCCGCCGATCCCGCTCGCGAAATTCTCGAACCCGATCGCGCCCGCCATGCCCCAATTGCTGTGCCCGGCAGCGGCAAGACCCGCAAAGCTGAAATTGGAAATCGCCATCAGGACAAGGCTGAGCAGCACCGACCGCTTCATCCCGAGCCGGGCATAGATGATGCCGCCGACGAACACCCCGGCGAGCAGCGCCCAGAAGCCGAGGCCGACGTCGTAAAAGGCAATCTCGTCGTTGGTGTAGCCCAGGTCCTCGAACAACAGGCGGAAGGTCAGGTTGGCGAGCGTGTCGCCTATCTTGTGGAGCAGCAGGAAGAAGAGGATCAGGATCGCCCCCTCGCGCGAGAAAAACTCGGCGAGCGGCCCGACCGCGCCCTTGTCGGGCGCCTGTCCTTCGCGTGATCCGGTTGGCATCGCGAAGAGCGCCGCGATGACGATCGCGCCGACGGCGAGTACGGCGCCCAGCAGCGTCGCGCCAACATAGGAGGCGATCGTCGCCCAGTCTGTCGCCAGCACGGCGACGAGCGCGAGCGCGGGCAGCGCGATGATCCAGTTCACCTGCCCGCTCCACCCGATATCGCGCGCGCGCCGGGCGGAGAGGTCGAACAGC contains these protein-coding regions:
- a CDS encoding bifunctional folylpolyglutamate synthase/dihydrofolate synthase, which encodes MPDHAHSSDPAVQAQLDRLAALSPGRDILGLERIAELCARLGNPQNQLPRTFHVAGTNGKGSTCAYLRAILEAQGRRVHSYTSPHLVRFNERIRLAGTLIDDALLAALLEEVLDEAADLQASFFEVTTAAAFLAFARIPADDCIIEVGLGGRLDATNIIPPPAVAGIASLGIDHEAFLLAPEAGTPNDPATRIAWEKAGIIKPDTPVATFAYPPLVQEIIAAKVDSVGATLFPEGGGWTIDADGDGFRWTSKLGSVAPMLRSRMAGAHQMRNAGLAIAMLRLAPGSQPSDDAIARGVSDAFWPGRMQRLETGPLADLLPDNTEIWLDGAHNVDAGLALARQFAGETRRIHLITGMLANKDPAAIIAPLAAHLASLTAVPVAGHDHHGAAAFGTGAKAAASVAHALRSLDVDPARDIVLIAGSLYLAGEVLSANRQFPD
- a CDS encoding AmpG family muropeptide MFS transporter, coding for MSTNAAMPAPKGWRDSLRPYLEPAPLAALFLGISSGFPFAMIGATLTTRLAQDGIEKSSVTAFALTFLAYNLKWAWAPAIDRFRIPILGHIGQRRSWLILVGALVFVAVSVLGNLDPKASLAVVALAAIAVGLAGATYDIVIDAYRIELLSPEQLGTGSGMSQYGWRIGAAVAGALALVVADRAGWGAAYMVCGALVLPAIITGLVMGEPERKIERHWPAFLSRKYYAIFILSFPIAFLVARQVDQWLDVDILTLMVLVGYLFPLFDLSARRARDIGWSGQVNWIIALPALALVAVLATDWATIASYVGATLLGAVLAVGAIVIAALFAMPTGSREGQAPDKGAVGPLAEFFSREGAILILFFLLLHKIGDTLANLTFRLLFEDLGYTNDEIAFYDVGLGFWALLAGVFVGGIIYARLGMKRSVLLSLVLMAISNFSFAGLAAAGHSNWGMAGAIGFENFASGIGGVCVVAYLSALADLRFTATHFALFSAAASILGRFLTGTSAGKLIEAFGYVDFYLLTTALAVPGILIFWWMMRSGLVDRSIGTAGEVEIPEASPQAVSPETAGSR